In Primulina eburnea isolate SZY01 chromosome 5, ASM2296580v1, whole genome shotgun sequence, a single window of DNA contains:
- the LOC140833030 gene encoding GATA transcription factor 1-like, with product MAEMDPNEVYFDILDFTFEGGEEGSKTLSNTKGGGVSVSPSSLESWNPEPDVSRENRGGFPVVVEEELEWLLDKDAFPTVESCFGILSDNPELVANHLSPVSVLENSSSSSNNSNTNSNGNGSTVASCCGSFKIPTNHPVGSRSKKRTRKRSSYGQFPSQHFIRVNQLNAKIKQESPILLPPTTRGAGMGRRCFHCQADKTPQWRAGPMGPKTLCNACGVRYKSGRLLPEYRPASSPTFSGLLHSNSHRKVVEMRRQNLTGEGIPGSGARMDIG from the exons ATGGCGGAAATGGACCCAAACGAAGTGTATTTCGACATTTTGGACTTCACTTTCGAAGGAGGAGAAGAAGGCTCGAAAACCCTTTCAAATACCAAGGGCGGCGGCGTGTCTGTTTCTCCCTCGTCGCTGGAGTCCTGGAACCCGGAGCCGGATGTCAGCCGTGAGAACAGGGGAGGCTTTCCT GTGGTTGTGGAGGAGGAACTTGAGTGGTTGTTAGATAAGGATGCATTCCCAACTGTGGAGAGTTGCTTTGGAATTTTATCTGACAATCCAGAACTCGTGGCAAACCACCTGAGCCCAGTATCCGTGCTCGAGAACAGtagcagcagcagcaacaaTAGCAATACAAATAGCAATGGCAACGGCAGTACCGTTGCAAGCTGCTGTGGCAGCTTCAAAATCCCGACTAACCATCCGGTGGGTAGCCGAAGCAAGAAACGGACTAGAAAAAGGTCGAGCTATGGTCAATTCCCAAGCCAACATTTCATAAGAGTGAACCAGTTAAACGCCAAGATCAAACAAGAATCACCGATCCTGTTGCCACCAACAACCCGTGGTGCTGGTATGGGGAGGAGGTGCTTTCATTGCCAAGCTGATAAGACCCCACAGTGGCGTGCTGGTCCAATGGGGCCAAAGACACTCTGCAACGCATGTGGAGTTCGATACAAATCTGGACGCTTACTTCCGGAGTATCGCCCAGCGAGCAGCCCTACTTTCTCCGGCTTGTTGCACTCAAACTCTCATAGAAAGGTGGTTGAGATGAGAAGGCAGAATCTAACAGGAGAAGGAATCCCCGGAAGCGGGGCTCGTATGGACATAGGGTAG